The Apium graveolens cultivar Ventura chromosome 3, ASM990537v1, whole genome shotgun sequence sequence AGCCATAGCCCTATATTCTGCTTCAGCACTTGACCTTGCAACTACAGTTTGCTTTTTAGATTTCCAGCAGATAGGAGAATTACCAAGAAAGAGACAAAAACCTGTTGTAGATCTCCTTGTTACTGGGCAACTAGCCCAGTCACTATCACAGTATGCATGAACTTGAATAGCAGAGCTGGAAGTGAGCAGTATTCCTTGTCCCGGATTGCCTGCAAGATATCTCAAGACCCTTGTAGCAGCCTGCATATGTGCAGTAGTAGGCTGTTGCATGTATTGACTAAGGACATGAATCGAGAAAGTAATATCAGGCCTTGTCACTGTTAGATAAATAAGCTTTCCCAGTAATCTTTGATATGGATATGGATCATTTAGAGGCTCTCCTGATGTAGGTGTCAGCTTCTCGTGAGTATCCATTGGTATTTTTAGCACTGTAGAGTGAAGTTGACCAAATTCAGCAAGCAGATCAAGAGTGTACTTTTGCTGAGAAACAAAGAACCCTGATACAGATCTATTCACTTCCAGACCTAAGAAGTAACCGACATTTCCCAAATCCTTCATATGAAATGCACTAGACAGAAAAGACTTCAGGTCATCTATATTTTTACTTGAGTTTCCAGCTATTAGTAAATCATCTACATATATCAAGATCAATGTAATAGAAGCTGATGTTATCAAGGTAAACAAACTGTAGTCTGTTTTTGATTGATTGTATCCAAGATCCAACAATTTCTGAGACAGCTTAGTAAAACAGTTCTTTGGGGCTTGTTTAAGCCCATACAGAGATTTAAGCAGCTTGCAGACTAAAGGAGAGGAGAAATGCCCATGATCAGTTTCTTGTAACCATATTAGTCTAGAGCCCAGACCTGTATACCCCGGTGGCATCTTCATATAGACCGATTCATGAAGGTCACCATGCAAGAAAGCATTGGTGACATCCATTTGGATGACAAGCCAGTCATAAACAGCAGCAACAGCCAAAAGTGTTCTCACAGTTGTGAGTTTTGCTACAGGAGCAAAGGTGTCCAGGTAATCAATACCATACACTTGTCTACACCCTAATATAACCAGTCTTGCCTTGTATCTTTCCACTGTACCATTAGGATTAAATTTGGTTTTAAAAACCCATTTACAAGCAATTGCTTTCTTGGTTTTTGGCAGAGTAGTGATTTCCCAAGTCTGATTTTCTTCCAATGCTGCTAGCTCTTTATTCATAGCATCAATCCAGTGTTTATGTTGTGCTGCCTGTTTAAAGGTAACTGGATCTTGAGACTTAGTCAAAGAGGCTAGAAGACATGTAAAGTGAGGCTCAACAGATTGGTTTGTGACTTGAACCATGTTAGCATTTGATTGAAAACTGTGAACATAACTGTCCAGCCAGACAGGTGGTTTTACAGTTCTATCAGATCTCCTTGGAGGCAAAAAAGGAATGACTTGTGAACTCACACTATCAGGAGAAGACTCAGCCACAGAGGATGCAGAGGTTTGAGGTGATTGAGGGGTATTCGGAGAAGGCTGTAGAATCTCATCATCCAGAAAATCACAGGGATTACATGGCATGGGTAAAGGTGTGGGTCGAGCATAAGGCTTTGGGGTAGCAGTGTTTAATGGAAAAATATTTTCATGAAAAATGGTGTCTCTTGAGATAAAGGTTTGCATAGTACTCAAATCCAACAATTTGTATCCCTTTGTACCAGGTGGATAGCCTAACATGACAGATGGAACTCCCCTAGCTATGAATTTGTCTACAGGTCTGTTGGGATTAGCAGCTAGAACTAAGCAACCAGAGGCTTTTAAATGATCATAGTCAGCAGGTTTCTTATACAATATTTCATAAGGAGTTTTGTTGTTTAAAACTGGAGTAGGAAGTCTATTTATCAAGTGCACAGCAGTCATTACAAAATCACCCCAATATGACAAAGAAAGACCAGACTAAAATTTCAATGATCTAGCTATCTCCAAAACATGTCTGTGTTTTCTCTCAGCACGAGCATTTTGTTGTGGTCTACCGACACATGATTTCTGATGAACTATACCCTTAGCAGAATAAAACAACACACAGCTAGGATCTGAGAACTCAGGAGCATTATCAGTTCTTATACACTCAATTTTAGCATGAAAATGAGTATTGACATAATTATGGAAAGTTTTAAAGCACTGCAAATAATCAGATTTATGCTCCATCAAGTATAACCAAGTTGCTCTAGAATGATCATTTACTATTGTTAGGAAATACTTGAATTTACCTCTAGTGGGTACTTTATAAGGACCCCATGTATCAATGTGTACCAACTCAAACAATTTTGCAGCATGAGAGCTACTTAGAGTGTAAGGCAACTTGGTGAATTTAGCCATAGGGCAAGTCAAACATACCTTATCAGATGCATTAGCAAGATGCTTGAGATGTGGTATATGTTTGATTTTAGATGGAGCAGCATGACCCAACCTGAGATGCCATACTGAATAATCTGCTATAGCAGCATTGCAAGCAGCTTGAGAAAGAGCAGAATTAGCAATTGTAGTATCTGATTTTGGTTTATCTGCCAAATAGTACAGCCCACCACACATTGTTCCCACTGCTTTGACCACTCCTGTTCCAGAGCTGATAATCTTGCAAGTCTGAGGACTAAACTGAACTTCACACATATTATCTTTGGCCAGTTTGTGTATAGACAAAAGATTATGTTTAAACTGGGGCACCACCAGAACATTATAAAGAATCAACCCATTTTGCATCTTCACATCACCAATATGAGTGATTTTAGACACAGCACCTGTTGGCAAAGTGATGGTCAATTTATTACTCGCTGGTTTCAAATTAAGCAGCTGATCTAAAGAGCCAGTAATATGGTCACTAGCACCTGAGTCCACTATCCAAGCACTGACAGTTGAGGCCAAATTACAGGTAACCATTCCTGAAAAAGCACCATCCAACTCCTCATCAGTATCAGAACCTCTATGTGGCTGTAAATTCTGCTGTGGAATGAGTTTTAGCAACTGCTGTAACTGATGGGAGCTAAAAACAATCTCATCTTCCCTTTGCTGGTCACTGGTTCCTCCACTTACTTGATTTGCCATTCTTGGAATAGCAGGCTTGTTGATTGGTCTCTTGTAAGATGCAGAAGAAGCACCTCTTGGAGAAGCTGTTTTCTTATGCTTCAAATGCCAAGGAGGATACCCAATCACAGTCCAACATCTCTCACCCATGTGACCTTTGCCACCGCAAACACTACACACTACTACCTTAGAGTCCACAACTCTTTTAGAGAACATGGCAGAAAACTCGACATCTGAAGGCTGCAAAACACTTCTTTGAGATTCTTCTTGTAAAATTACAGAACAAGCATTATCAACTGTTGGTAGAGGCTGCTGCATCAACAACTGGCTTCTTAAAGGGCTATAGATGTCATCCAAACCATTAAGAAACACAAAAAGTTTTGACTCTTCCTTTTGTGTAACAATAGCTTGAAGCAAAGCTAAAACCTCACCAGTTGGAGTGATGACAGAAGGCAATATGTTCATGGAATCAATTTCTTCCCACAAACTACTgaacttagtaaaataatcattCACAGACATCTTATTTTGAGAAAGACTAAAAAGATCTTTATTTAGCTTATACTTTCTAGATCCGTTACTCAACTGAAATCTTTTATCTAGTTGAGTCCATATTTCATGAGCAGTAGTAATAAACAGAATAGACTGTTTAATGCTATCAGAAACATTAGCATGAAGCCAAGAAATTACCAAGTCATTGCAAGTGTCCCACTGCAAAGCTTGAGTTTCATCTGTAGAACTTCTGGTGACTGTTCCATTTAGGAATCCAAGCTTTCTTTTAGAAGAGAGTTGAATCTCGAACAACCTTTTCCAGCTTCTATAATCACCAGGCCCTTGGAGTTTTGTTACGCTTACAGACAAAGGACCGTCAGAAGGATGAAGAAAAAGGGGGTTTTGCATATCTGCAAAGGTAAATCTCCCTCCCGCAGCCATTACTTTGAAGAAGCAAAGAACAAAATACAGAACAAATAGATCTGGATGTAAAGGAAATGAGAAGGAAAGAATGATAAGCTGATACTGTTTCTCTCCTGGAATCTCAAGATGGAAATGAAGGCATTCAacgctctgataccatgttgacAAAATAAGAATGAATGCCAATGAACAGAAAGTAAGAATTGAGAAAATGGTGAAACAAGAAGATAGCACAGTTTTTACACATTAACCCTTTTGTTCATCTCAGTTTACATTTGAGTCTGCACACCCATTATAAGCACATCATAAAAGACAAAATCTACTAACAACCTTAAAGAGTAAATACCAGATATACCCTAAGGAAGTACTAGATGACAAAATGAAAGAGACAGGAATACAAAGAAATAATAATGCCAGCTGAAACAAGTGAGGCCACCACTATTCTTGTTGTTGTGTGCTTTATCAATTTCATACTCTATAATGTACTGCTGCACTTTTGCATAGATATGGAGGGCTACAGATAGACCTTGATGATGTTAGTTACAGCAAAGGGCCACGTGTTTTTTTTTCTGATTACATAAATATTGAGTTTCACCTTTGTGCTTCTACCCTAGGCTGCAGGAGGTTATGTGCCTCTGCGTATAAAGCCTTCAACTGTATTAGGTGGGGTAATAAGTGAATACATCTATACATTTAAAATCTCAGAAAATTGGCGTGTTAATCAAGGTGTACAGAACCCTACTTAGCTATTTTCCCAGAAAAAATATCGTAGTAACAAACTCCGTCGCAAAGAACTTTGTTGCCTTCCTCTACAAAGTCGCTGTAGTGATTTGGCGTCTGCTGTTGATCAGTTTCAGGGTGATCCTTCTACAAGTCGACATAGTGCCCTCTGAACCTTAGTTTTACACGAAGGTGCTGGGGGAGCCTTGTCACTAGGTTTTTAAATTCTCAAGTCTTTAGCTTCTTTCTGTTTCATTTAAAATTCATGCAACATCTGGTCTCTCTGTACACACAATTACTTTTTGGTCTGAAATAGTCTGTTTACTGCAGGCTATAGACAGTTTTCGAGGAAATAAGGATGGTATACTTGTTGCTACTGATATTGCAGCAAGAGGCATTGATATACCTGGTGTCCGGACTGTGGTTCATTATCAACTTCCCCATTCAGCGGAAGTATGCTTTTATATGTAATTTCTAAATGTTTTAGTATTTTTTCAATTTTCTTGTGCACGAGGGCTAACAATGCTTTTATTGGTAGGTCTATGTCCATAGAAGTGGAAGAACTGCCAGAGCCTCTGCTGATGGGTGCAGCATTGGCCTAATATCCCCAGACGATACTTCAAAATTTGCTGCTATGTGCAAATCATTTTCAAAGGTATCTTTGGTTGCAAATTATCAAGTTTCTTTATAATCCTTTCACTAGCAACACAtgtttataaatttgatttagagTTCATATATTTTGTTGAATTCTCATGTACGGACATTTGAGCTTTATCAGTTGTTCCACTGGATTTTTTACCACATTTTCGGATTTATGATTAAAATGTCTGTTGCAAGTTGCTTGATAGTCAATTTTTTCCTTTCTGGCTGTAAATCATTTCTGGTAGTGTAATATGCAAATATTTTAGCATAAAAGCATTAGTGATCGTAAGATATCATTTATGAAATACTTGATACTTAGGATCAGGATTTGTAATAGTATGTAGTTTTTCACTTTCAGCATATCTCACTTGAACTTTGTGAAGGATTTCTCTGGAAATCTTGATTATGTGTTCTAGCCTCCAAAGTGTGTCTTGTATGTTAAGAGGGAAATAACTTACAAGGAATGCTTTTATCATGTCCGGGTAATAAAATGCCACTTAAAGTGATGGATTTGGTCCAAATGACATGTTCGTAAATTAAAAAGAACTTGGATTTCATTTTTGCGCTGGCATGGCATTCAAATCTGTGTATGCTTGAGAAGTCGACATGATAATACAATCCTTGTCATGtatatttataatgaataatatgTTCCCAACACAATCTGAAGTTAGTTTTTTTGTCAAAAAGCTAATAATGTAGAAGTGAAACTCACAAGCATCATCTATATAGCGGAACTAATGTTTGTCATGGCTAATTTTAGCCTTTAGTGTGCGTTACCAAAATTTGCttattattttcaggaaagttTCAAGCGCTTTCCGGTAGAACTCTCATACATGCCAGAGGTTCTAAAACGCATGTCCCTTGCACGTCAAATTGACAAGGTTACGAGGAAGGAGTCCCAGGTATTTGCAGCTTCGCCAACTTAAAAACTCAGAGTTCATTAGGATGAAGAGAAATAGTTTCTTGGCACTGCTCATATACAAATACCAGCTGAACAAATGATCAAATGTAATTTAACTGTATATGCTTGTTTAATTCTATTATTGAAGGAATAAAAACTCTACAATATGGGATGTTAAGTTACTTCAGACTTTTTGTTGCCTTCCCAGGTTCCAGGCATATTTTTAAAGGCAATCCATTGCATTATACTGTCTTGTAGCTGCAATTTATTTTCCTTGCACTTGCCTTTTGATGCATCTAAGGCTATAAAATTTTTAATCCCAGGAAAAGGCGAGCAAAGGCTGGTTGCGACTGAATGCTGAATCAGTTGAAATGGTTGTAGAAGATGATGACAGCGAGGAAGAGAGAGTGAATATTTTCAAGCAAAAGAAATCAAGTTTAATTCATCTAAAGAAGCTTCAACAGGTATCTTTAAATATGAGATACTTATAAAAAAACTGAAAATGCAGATCTTATTCTGCCTGTTAACCTGAGTTTCACAGAACTTGTTGTATCTCTGAACTGTAGGAGCTCAAATTGCTTCTTTCACGGCCATTGCAACCTAATACATTCTCACATCGGTATCTAGCTGGGGTAATTTTATGCACCTGACCTCTTTTGTTGTAATTTACTTGCCGTCATCTGGTGTAGATAGATCTGCATATATATtttgcatttaaaatcacatgtTTTTCCTGTGCATGTAATATCTTGTTCAATGCATGATTAGTTGGTCCATACTGCATGTCACAGTTATAGTACCTTGCCCTGTTCTGTATGTTTAAATTTTCATTACATAAAATATTGCAGAAGTAGCAATTCTAATTGAATTGTTGTAAGCACACTGTTGCAGTGTTGGATAATTACAATTTTGAAGTGAGCTTCAGTAATATTGGTTTTAATTTGAAGAAAAAGTGTCAGCACAAGAGTCATTTCTTACAAACAGTGGCAGAGAGATTGTTATGAATAAAGGAATTTATGAAATTTTATgcattgattatgactaaaattgactGAATTTGGTTATTCCAAGACGTGGCAGATGTTGGCGTCAGGAAGCTTGAAAAAAGTTGGCGGAGTATAGATCACTAAGTCTCCATATTTTGTAGTTTACAAAACCTAGGGAAAAGACGGTACATATAGTAATGATTTTACCAATCAATACATTTCTGTTTGCTATCGTATTGTGCCGGGGTTCTCTGCTCAATATTTGCTCTTGCA is a genomic window containing:
- the LOC141711075 gene encoding DEAD-box ATP-dependent RNA helicase 13-like, producing the protein MPEVLKRMSLARQIDKVTRKESQEKASKGWLRLNAESVEMVVEDDDSEEERVNIFKQKKSSLIHLKKLQQELKLLLSRPLQPNTFSHRYLAGAGVSSLLQDQFEELARHKQDDTKNSGDGKRSKLVVIGQNRVEPLQALKSSGHEVIKKYLPS